One Microbacterium sp. zg-B96 genomic region harbors:
- a CDS encoding DUF1990 domain-containing protein, producing the protein MRRGTFRDETVDYAAVGATQASDLLQYPPERSIPAHESWRIGSGEARFHTAGDALLSWGPLRGAGLELSDVRPASGPTYSGVAFDAEGTPVAPSRHETEQRYDADGTPYVGPGTTVRVQGRVKGHRADAELRVIFCTEESRRIGFALGTVGGSVVSGEESFMLDWLDNDEVWFTVRAFDAPASALYRVLPALIRRRRRELFRRYLQAISPLYTTSS; encoded by the coding sequence ATGCGCCGCGGGACTTTCAGGGACGAGACGGTCGACTACGCCGCCGTCGGGGCGACGCAGGCGTCCGATCTGCTGCAGTACCCGCCCGAGCGCAGCATCCCCGCTCACGAGTCATGGCGCATCGGCAGCGGCGAGGCCCGCTTCCACACCGCCGGTGACGCGCTGCTGTCGTGGGGTCCGCTGCGCGGTGCCGGTCTGGAACTGTCCGACGTCCGCCCTGCTTCCGGTCCGACGTACTCCGGTGTCGCCTTCGACGCCGAGGGCACCCCGGTGGCCCCGAGCCGCCACGAGACCGAGCAGCGCTACGACGCCGACGGCACCCCCTATGTGGGTCCCGGTACCACCGTGCGCGTGCAGGGTCGTGTCAAGGGACATCGCGCCGACGCGGAGCTGCGGGTGATCTTCTGTACCGAGGAATCCCGCCGCATCGGTTTCGCCCTGGGCACCGTCGGTGGTTCGGTCGTCAGCGGCGAAGAGTCGTTCATGCTGGACTGGCTCGACAACGACGAGGTCTGGTTCACGGTGCGAGCATTCGACGCGCCGGCGTCCGCGCTGTACCGAGTGCTGCCGGCGCTGATCCGCCGCCGTCGGCGGGAGCTGTTCCGCAGGTATCTGCAGGCGATCTCGCCGCTGTACACCACCTCCTCCTGA